A genomic window from Ilyobacter polytropus DSM 2926 includes:
- a CDS encoding MogA/MoaB family molybdenum cofactor biosynthesis protein, whose translation MFKAVVVCLSDKGYRGEREDKSSQVMIEILEKNNYEVVENILLPDDYYLLKHTLTEICDLKKADLVLTTGGTGFSKRDITPEATLEVIEKAVPGIPEAIRAYSMTITKRAMLSRAVAGIRNDTLIINMPGSPKAVKESLEYIMSSLHHGLEILKGQASECAADSNKL comes from the coding sequence ATGTTTAAAGCTGTAGTTGTATGTCTCAGTGACAAGGGGTATAGGGGTGAACGAGAGGATAAAAGCAGTCAGGTTATGATTGAAATTCTAGAAAAAAATAACTATGAGGTTGTGGAAAATATTTTACTTCCTGACGACTACTATCTGCTAAAGCACACCCTTACAGAAATATGTGATTTAAAAAAGGCTGATCTTGTTCTTACAACAGGAGGAACGGGGTTTTCTAAACGGGATATCACCCCAGAGGCTACCCTTGAGGTGATAGAAAAGGCTGTGCCTGGGATACCAGAGGCAATAAGGGCATACTCTATGACCATAACCAAGAGGGCGATGTTGTCCCGGGCAGTGGCAGGGATAAGAAATGATACCCTAATAATAAATATGCCAGGAAGCCCTAAGGCTGTGAAAGAATCTCTTGAATATATTATGAGCAGTCTGCATCATGGTCTAGAGATACTTAAAGGTCAGGCTTCAGAGTGTGCTGCAGATAGTAATAAGTTATAA
- a CDS encoding PstS family phosphate ABC transporter substrate-binding protein gives MRRTLIAAFIVTAGILTINQEASAFFGFGKKNKAEIVQVVGSDTCLNVTQHITETYMKGHKDARIAVTGGGSGVGIAAAINGTTDIAMASRSAKSSEMGKAEANGKKLEEVVFGWDGIGVIVNKNNPINVLSKEVIGKIFEGKITNWKEVGGKDAPIVILSRDSSSGTHSYFKKDVVRGGDKKSKKEYSETSLFLPSNSAIVQETASNENAIGYVGMGYLDDTTKALGVNGIEPTVANVSSKAYPIARELFWYVPAERSQVITNIVKFALSSEGQSIVAKEGFVPAK, from the coding sequence ATGAGAAGAACTTTAATAGCAGCATTTATAGTCACAGCAGGAATACTTACAATTAATCAAGAGGCATCGGCTTTCTTTGGCTTTGGGAAGAAAAATAAAGCAGAAATAGTGCAGGTAGTGGGATCGGATACTTGTCTAAATGTAACTCAGCATATAACAGAGACTTATATGAAGGGACATAAGGATGCAAGGATTGCAGTAACTGGTGGAGGATCAGGAGTAGGTATCGCCGCTGCAATAAACGGAACTACTGATATCGCCATGGCATCTAGATCAGCTAAATCATCTGAAATGGGAAAAGCAGAAGCAAACGGTAAAAAACTTGAAGAAGTGGTATTTGGATGGGATGGAATCGGAGTTATCGTAAATAAGAACAATCCAATCAACGTTCTTTCTAAAGAGGTAATAGGAAAGATATTTGAAGGGAAGATCACAAACTGGAAAGAAGTGGGAGGAAAAGATGCACCAATCGTAATTCTTTCTAGAGATTCATCTTCTGGAACTCATTCATACTTTAAGAAGGATGTAGTAAGAGGCGGAGACAAGAAGTCTAAGAAAGAGTATTCAGAAACATCATTATTTTTACCTTCAAACTCAGCAATCGTTCAAGAAACAGCTAGCAACGAAAATGCAATAGGTTATGTGGGAATGGGATACCTAGATGATACTACAAAGGCACTAGGGGTAAACGGAATTGAGCCTACTGTTGCAAATGTATCAAGTAAAGCTTATCCTATTGCAAGAGAACTTTTCTGGTATGTACCTGCTGAAAGATCTCAGGTTATTACAAACATCGTTAAATTCGCTCTATCTTCTGAAGGTCAGTCAATAGTTGCTAAAGAGGGATTTGTACCTGCCAAATAG
- a CDS encoding phosphate ABC transporter substrate-binding protein yields the protein MLKKTLLGLSLLILVACGQDKVKSEVVQITGSDTCLNVTQQLSETYMESHEDARIAVTGGGSGVGIAAAINGTTDIAMASRNAKEKELKSAEDAGRLLEEVVFGWDGLSVITHPSNPVNVLSKEVIGKIFSGEIKNWKEIGGKDAKIILLSRDSSSGTHVYFKEDVVRGGDKKSNKEYADETLFLPSNTAIVQEAATNENSIGYVGMAYMDETVKAISVNGVEPTVENVASKQYPIARELFWYVPAERSQVISNIVEFVLSPEGQAIVADEGFVPAK from the coding sequence ATGTTGAAGAAGACGCTTTTAGGATTATCATTATTAATATTAGTAGCATGTGGGCAGGATAAGGTAAAATCAGAAGTTGTGCAGATAACAGGATCTGACACTTGCCTAAATGTAACTCAGCAGTTGTCAGAGACCTACATGGAAAGCCATGAGGATGCTAGGATTGCAGTAACTGGTGGAGGATCAGGAGTTGGAATAGCTGCGGCTATCAATGGAACTACAGATATTGCCATGGCTTCTAGAAATGCAAAAGAAAAAGAGCTAAAAAGTGCAGAAGACGCCGGAAGACTACTTGAAGAGGTTGTATTTGGATGGGATGGACTTTCTGTAATTACTCACCCTAGCAACCCTGTAAATGTTCTTTCTAAAGAGGTTATCGGTAAGATATTCTCTGGAGAGATCAAAAACTGGAAAGAGATAGGAGGAAAAGATGCTAAGATAATACTTCTATCAAGAGACTCGTCTTCTGGAACTCATGTATATTTCAAGGAAGATGTAGTAAGAGGCGGAGACAAGAAATCTAATAAAGAGTATGCAGATGAAACTCTTTTTCTACCGTCAAACACAGCCATTGTACAGGAAGCTGCCACAAATGAAAATTCTATAGGCTATGTAGGAATGGCTTATATGGATGAAACTGTAAAGGCTATATCTGTAAATGGTGTAGAGCCAACAGTAGAGAACGTAGCAAGCAAGCAATATCCAATTGCGAGAGAACTTTTCTGGTATGTGCCAGCTGAGAGATCCCAGGTTATATCAAATATCGTAGAGTTTGTTCTTTCACCAGAGGGACAGGCAATAGTAGCTGATGAGGGATTTGTACCTGCAAAATAA
- the pstC gene encoding phosphate ABC transporter permease subunit PstC, with protein MDIRKIKDTFMKHTIFGVAAFNILIVFSIFFYVFTNGMKFFGEGSITDFLLGKTWIPLSDLYGFLPLLAGSFWVSIIALGISIPLSLFTAIYIAEYASKKTREVFKVLIETMAALPSVVLGYIGLYVFSKYIRDIFGLNSGLTALNGGVLLAIMAIPTMVSIADDAIMALDKSYKEASLAIGANKLETIVKVLLPAAFPGIFAGIMLGFGRIIGETMTVLMVTGNSPILNSGPLTAVRTLTATIAAEMGEVTIGDQHYYSLFTLGIVLFAISFLTNTVADHFIHKSRKNIG; from the coding sequence ATGGATATTAGGAAGATCAAAGATACCTTTATGAAGCACACAATATTTGGTGTGGCAGCATTTAATATTTTAATAGTATTTTCAATATTTTTCTACGTTTTCACCAATGGAATGAAGTTCTTTGGAGAGGGTAGTATAACAGACTTCTTATTAGGGAAGACTTGGATACCCCTTTCAGACTTGTATGGTTTTTTACCACTTTTAGCAGGTAGCTTTTGGGTGAGTATTATAGCTTTGGGAATTTCCATACCCCTGAGTTTGTTTACAGCAATATACATAGCAGAATATGCAAGTAAAAAGACAAGGGAAGTTTTTAAGGTACTTATCGAAACCATGGCAGCCCTTCCGTCAGTTGTACTAGGATATATTGGACTATATGTATTTTCAAAATATATAAGAGATATTTTCGGGCTGAACTCAGGTTTGACCGCTTTAAACGGTGGGGTACTCTTAGCTATTATGGCCATACCTACAATGGTAAGTATTGCTGACGATGCCATTATGGCCCTTGATAAATCCTATAAAGAAGCTTCACTGGCTATCGGGGCTAATAAGCTTGAAACAATAGTAAAGGTACTTCTTCCGGCGGCATTTCCAGGAATATTTGCCGGGATAATGTTAGGATTCGGGAGAATTATAGGAGAGACTATGACGGTATTGATGGTGACAGGTAATTCGCCTATTCTAAATTCTGGGCCTCTTACTGCAGTGAGGACACTGACAGCTACTATAGCTGCAGAGATGGGAGAGGTTACTATAGGGGATCAGCACTACTACTCGCTATTTACATTAGGTATAGTGCTCTTTGCAATTAGTTTTCTGACAAACACCGTTGCAGATCACTTTATCCATAAATCCAGAAAGAACATAGGCTAA
- the pstA gene encoding phosphate ABC transporter permease PstA produces MSILKGNGKKIIETIIKVIGICSILPVLGIFAYIIFKGVPAITWSFITEGPKSGMREGGIFPVIVGSILLTIGTIIAAVPFGILTGIYLVEYSNDNWLRRIINLTIVNLAGIPSIVYGLFGMAFFVMALGMGRSLMAGSLTLGIMSLPVIITATRESLLAIPKSMREASLALGATRWETTWKIVLPAALPGILTGIILSVSRAAGETAPIMFTAAAFYLPFLPESLSDQVMALPYHLYVISTQVPNMPESNMMGTLFVLVFITVGFNLLGAYIRNKFRKFR; encoded by the coding sequence ATGAGTATATTAAAGGGTAACGGGAAAAAGATAATAGAAACCATAATAAAAGTAATAGGAATATGTTCCATCCTTCCTGTATTGGGTATATTTGCATATATTATCTTTAAGGGAGTGCCGGCAATAACTTGGTCCTTTATTACTGAGGGGCCAAAGAGCGGGATGAGGGAAGGAGGAATATTTCCAGTAATAGTAGGAAGTATACTTCTTACCATAGGAACTATAATAGCAGCAGTGCCATTTGGAATCCTTACTGGGATATATCTGGTGGAATATTCAAATGATAACTGGTTAAGAAGAATAATCAATTTGACCATAGTAAACCTTGCAGGGATACCAAGTATAGTATATGGTCTATTTGGAATGGCTTTCTTTGTAATGGCCCTTGGAATGGGAAGATCCCTTATGGCCGGGTCTCTTACTCTGGGAATAATGAGTCTTCCAGTTATAATCACAGCAACTAGAGAATCTCTCCTTGCCATACCTAAAAGTATGAGAGAAGCATCTCTGGCTCTAGGAGCTACAAGGTGGGAAACAACGTGGAAAATAGTACTACCGGCGGCACTTCCTGGAATTCTAACAGGGATAATATTAAGTGTATCAAGAGCAGCTGGAGAGACTGCACCGATTATGTTTACAGCAGCAGCGTTTTATCTGCCATTTCTACCAGAGTCTTTAAGTGATCAGGTAATGGCGCTACCATACCATCTATATGTAATATCGACCCAGGTACCAAACATGCCAGAGTCAAATATGATGGGGACACTGTTCGTACTGGTGTTTATTACTGTAGGATTCAACCTTTTAGGAGCGTATATAAGAAATAAATTCAGAAAATTCAGATAA
- the pstB gene encoding phosphate ABC transporter ATP-binding protein PstB — MENNIRLSVKNFNFYYGNFQALNNINMDVEKNKVTALIGPSGCGKSTFLRSINRMNDLIDISKYEGIIQLDETDIFDKKYDIVELRKSIGMVFQKPNPFPKTIYENIVYGPKLHGTRDKKKLDEIVEGSLKAVALWDEVKDKLHQSALGLSGGQQQRLCIARAIAVEPEILLMDEPTSALDPISTLKIERLIRDLAKDYTIIIVTHNMQQAARVSEYTGFFYQGVLEEFGPTEKIFTNPDNKKTEDYITGKFG; from the coding sequence ATGGAAAATAATATAAGACTTAGTGTTAAAAACTTCAACTTTTACTACGGAAATTTCCAGGCGTTAAATAATATAAACATGGACGTAGAAAAAAACAAGGTAACGGCCCTTATAGGCCCTTCAGGCTGTGGTAAATCCACATTTTTAAGATCAATCAACAGAATGAATGATCTTATAGATATTTCAAAATATGAGGGAATTATTCAACTAGATGAGACTGATATATTTGATAAAAAATATGATATTGTTGAACTTAGGAAAAGTATTGGAATGGTGTTTCAAAAGCCAAATCCATTTCCCAAAACAATATATGAAAACATCGTATACGGACCTAAGCTTCATGGCACAAGAGATAAAAAGAAACTAGATGAGATAGTAGAGGGAAGTCTAAAGGCAGTAGCTCTCTGGGACGAGGTAAAGGACAAGCTTCATCAATCTGCCCTGGGACTATCTGGAGGACAGCAGCAGAGACTTTGTATCGCAAGGGCTATCGCTGTAGAACCTGAGATACTTCTTATGGATGAGCCTACTTCTGCTCTAGACCCTATCTCCACTCTCAAGATAGAAAGATTGATAAGAGATTTGGCAAAGGACTATACAATAATAATAGTAACTCATAATATGCAGCAGGCAGCAAGAGTTTCAGAATACACAGGATTTTTCTATCAGGGAGTATTAGAGGAGTTTGGTCCTACGGAAAAAATATTTACCAATCCTGATAACAAAAAGACAGAGGATTATATCACAGGAAAATTCGGATAA
- a CDS encoding phosphate signaling complex PhoU family protein → MKNLHERIESINNHFIEMAKNVERLLRINMEMLKNKSFEKVLYGEAKMVEDIVNSYEVKIKEDVVITIAMFQPAARDLRSLLSTLEGTKILERMGDLLLDNVQLIREMEKKGELHKPYLYLVEKVAEKVEEVYNIYTEALVGRDDTKVYTILALDEEVNEIRDDTVEKLIKVMKENPENIEFGNLILLSTKKYERISDKIMQLGKSLVYDISGDNLRKKELVKRD, encoded by the coding sequence ATGAAAAATTTACATGAGAGAATCGAGTCTATCAATAATCACTTTATTGAGATGGCCAAAAATGTAGAGAGATTGCTCAGGATTAACATGGAGATGCTAAAGAATAAGTCTTTTGAAAAAGTTCTCTATGGAGAAGCTAAAATGGTGGAAGACATTGTAAATAGTTATGAAGTCAAGATAAAAGAGGATGTTGTTATAACTATCGCTATGTTTCAGCCAGCAGCAAGGGATTTGAGATCACTTTTAAGTACCTTAGAGGGGACCAAGATTCTCGAAAGAATGGGTGATTTGCTTTTAGATAACGTTCAGCTTATAAGAGAGATGGAAAAAAAAGGAGAACTACATAAGCCATATCTGTATTTGGTGGAGAAAGTGGCAGAGAAGGTGGAGGAAGTTTATAATATATATACTGAAGCCTTGGTAGGGCGAGACGATACGAAAGTATATACTATCCTTGCCCTTGATGAAGAGGTAAATGAAATAAGGGACGATACAGTAGAGAAACTAATTAAAGTAATGAAGGAAAATCCTGAAAATATTGAGTTTGGAAATTTAATACTTCTTTCAACAAAAAAATATGAAAGAATTTCAGATAAAATTATGCAATTGGGGAAAAGTTTGGTATATGATATCAGTGGAGATAATCTTAGAAAGAAAGAGCTGGTAAAAAGGGACTAG
- a CDS encoding response regulator transcription factor — MKVLIVEDDIEIQQLVGYFFKKDGYEVQFAGDGLDGLKFLKAFKPELVILDIMLPSLDGKNFTKIVRELPDQYGDPIIIMLTAKTEIEDVLEGLELGANDYMKKPFDPRELILRAKKLISGEMRESKRVSFAGVVVDDERHLVTENDVEVELSKKEYDLLHLLFNNKGIVLSREKILDRVWQTNYYSGDRSVDIYISKLRDKLKSISKNIRTVKGVGYKLEDRKEYSSKER; from the coding sequence ATGAAGGTACTTATAGTAGAAGATGATATTGAAATCCAACAGTTAGTTGGTTATTTTTTTAAAAAAGATGGATATGAAGTTCAGTTTGCAGGAGACGGACTAGACGGTCTTAAGTTTCTTAAAGCTTTTAAACCTGAGCTTGTAATATTAGATATAATGCTTCCAAGTCTTGATGGAAAAAATTTTACTAAAATAGTGAGAGAACTTCCGGATCAGTATGGTGACCCGATAATAATAATGCTTACGGCAAAGACTGAGATAGAAGATGTTCTCGAGGGCTTAGAGTTAGGGGCTAACGATTACATGAAAAAGCCCTTTGACCCAAGAGAGCTTATACTGAGAGCTAAAAAACTAATCTCTGGAGAAATGAGAGAGAGTAAAAGAGTTTCCTTTGCAGGAGTTGTGGTAGATGACGAAAGACATCTTGTCACTGAAAATGATGTAGAAGTGGAACTCTCTAAAAAGGAGTATGACCTTTTACATTTGTTATTTAATAATAAAGGTATAGTTCTCTCTAGAGAGAAAATCCTAGACAGAGTCTGGCAGACCAACTACTACTCAGGGGACAGGTCTGTGGATATTTATATCTCCAAGCTGAGAGATAAATTGAAGAGTATATCTAAAAATATACGAACAGTAAAGGGTGTGGGGTATAAACTAGAGGATAGAAAAGAATACTCCTCTAAGGAGAGATAA
- a CDS encoding polymer-forming cytoskeletal protein: MKRVILIFIILFSTIYTMPVKGDRVDIRNPVDGNLISASERLTVNARVEKSIISASKFLDVNKSAKNIIAAASEINVLGDIDNILVSASRKLAVNGDVGGSIVVACESLLLNGNTGDVVVAAREVDVNGELDNLFVAADKIYISGTVRGNVYSTTNRVELIGDGEVLGEIYHQKEAPKIDRREIVKKSYGFIQIVSIVHSFLGIFVITFLLKKLAPDMEDKLSKNLFNKGLLAFFIGIFFLVTFPIFVIITMPIFGVYSFGIMLGYLLIIIFSKSFLVLAISKRYNYFLSIAVVVSLSFFYPFSLIFSIIGFGIFLIFVKDVLSRNPELEI; this comes from the coding sequence ATGAAAAGAGTAATATTAATTTTTATAATTTTATTTTCAACCATTTATACAATGCCTGTAAAAGGTGACAGGGTTGATATAAGAAATCCAGTTGACGGAAATTTGATTTCAGCTTCAGAAAGGCTAACTGTAAATGCAAGGGTAGAAAAATCTATAATATCTGCTTCAAAATTTCTGGATGTAAATAAAAGTGCAAAAAATATTATAGCTGCTGCCAGTGAAATTAATGTATTGGGAGATATTGATAATATCCTGGTATCAGCATCAAGAAAACTAGCGGTTAACGGAGATGTAGGGGGATCAATTGTGGTTGCCTGCGAATCATTACTACTTAACGGGAATACAGGAGACGTGGTTGTTGCTGCAAGGGAGGTCGATGTAAACGGTGAATTAGATAACCTTTTTGTTGCTGCAGACAAAATCTATATAAGTGGTACAGTCAGGGGAAATGTTTATTCTACAACAAATAGAGTTGAGCTCATAGGAGATGGTGAAGTTTTGGGTGAAATATACCACCAAAAGGAAGCTCCTAAAATAGACAGAAGAGAAATTGTTAAAAAAAGTTATGGATTTATTCAAATAGTTTCCATTGTTCACTCATTTTTGGGAATTTTTGTTATAACATTCCTACTAAAGAAATTAGCACCTGACATGGAAGATAAATTGTCCAAGAATCTTTTCAATAAAGGCTTGCTAGCTTTTTTTATCGGGATTTTTTTCTTAGTTACATTTCCGATCTTTGTGATAATAACCATGCCTATTTTCGGAGTATATAGCTTCGGAATAATGCTAGGCTATCTACTCATTATCATTTTTTCAAAATCATTTTTGGTACTTGCTATTTCAAAACGCTATAACTATTTTTTATCAATTGCAGTGGTAGTAAGCCTTAGTTTTTTCTACCCATTTAGCTTAATTTTCTCAATAATAGGCTTTGGAATTTTCCTAATATTTGTAAAAGATGTATTATCAAGGAATCCAGAATTAGAGATATGA